The Christensenella timonensis DNA segment TTGTTCACATCCTCCGCCGCCTCGTGCGTGACCTTGTCGGCATAGTGCTTGCCGATCGCGTCGCGGATGCTGCTTGGGGTAGCGATGACGGGTACGACCTCCATGCCCGTTTCCAAACGTACGTCCTCGATGGCGTGGAAGTTCATCGGGTTGCTCATGGCCACGATGAGCGAGCCGTTCTTGCGGTCGATGGGGATCACTTCGTTTTCACGCGCGAAATCCTCGCCCAGCATGTGCACCGCGGCGGGGTCGATACGCGCCTGCGAAAGATCGACAAACGTCGTTTTCAGCCGCCTTGCCAGCGCCTTTGTGAAATCGGTCTCCGTGATGAATTTTTCCTCGATCAGGATATTCCCCAAAAGCTTTCCCGTTTTCTTCTGGATCGAGAGGGCGGTATTCAGCTGCTGCGCTGTGATGAGGTTTTCATTGAGGAGCAGCTGCCCGATCTGGATATTCTTTTGCTCTGCCATTTTCGCCTGTCCTTTCTTATACGCGAATGGTTGGTTCCTATTGTATTGCACGGCGCTTTCCCATATAATACTTACGAAGGAGATATTACGCCATGCTTGTTTTCGCTTATTTCTGGCCGTTCGCCCTGCTCTTCGGGCTGGTGATCGGCAGCTTTTTAAATGTTTGCATCTGCCGCGTGCCCTTAAAGCAGTCCGTGGCCGCCGGCCGTTCCTATTGCCCCAGCTGCGGCCATGCGCTAAAGCCCCTTGACCTCGTCCCCGTTTTCAGCTACCTGTTCCTTAGGGGGAAATGCCGTTATTGCGGGGAGAGGATCAGCGCCCAATATCCGCTGGTCGAGCTGCTCAGCGCCGGGCTGTACGTCCTGTCCTTTTATATCTTCGGCCTCACATGGATGACGCTCGCCTCTTGGGCCTTTGTGTCCGTGCTTATCGTCGCTTCCATGATCGATATCCATACCTTTGAGATCCCGGACGGCGCAAGCATCGCCATCCTTGTGATCGGCGCCGCCTGCTTTTTCCTCCCGGATTCGCTCCTGTGGTGGGAGCGATTGCTGGGTGCACTGTGCGCGGCAGGGCCTCTTCTGCTGGTCGTCTTACTTTCACGCGGCAACGCGATGGGCCTCGGGGACGTCAAACTGATGGCGGCCTCCGGCTTGGTGCTCGGATGGAAGCTGTCGCTGTTTTCCCTGCTCAGCGCGGTGGTAATCGGCGCCATCGTGGGCGTTGTGCTCATCGCCTCCAAAAAGAAAGGGCGCAAGGACGCCATTCCCTTTGTTCCCATGCTCTCCGCCGGCCTTGTCACCGCGCTTTTCTGGGGCAACGCCGTCATCGCGTGGTACGTCTCCCTGCTCGGCCTTTAGGGCGTTTGCGCGTCGTAGCTCACCATCAGCCCCCACGAGGCCCCGCCGACCGTTTCCGTATTGAGCACATTCACGTCCGTTTCCAGCGAATAGGCGACGGACAAGTCGTTTTTATTGGTCAACGCGACCGTCACCGTCACGATATCCTGCCTAATGGCGCCCACCGTCAGCTCCGCATAATACCCTTCGTAGAATTCCTCGCTGAACATATCCTCCGCGGTGTTT contains these protein-coding regions:
- a CDS encoding prepilin peptidase, with amino-acid sequence MLVFAYFWPFALLFGLVIGSFLNVCICRVPLKQSVAAGRSYCPSCGHALKPLDLVPVFSYLFLRGKCRYCGERISAQYPLVELLSAGLYVLSFYIFGLTWMTLASWAFVSVLIVASMIDIHTFEIPDGASIAILVIGAACFFLPDSLLWWERLLGALCAAGPLLLVVLLSRGNAMGLGDVKLMAASGLVLGWKLSLFSLLSAVVIGAIVGVVLIASKKKGRKDAIPFVPMLSAGLVTALFWGNAVIAWYVSLLGL